One genomic segment of Virgibacillus doumboii includes these proteins:
- the opp3b gene encoding oligopeptide ABC transporter permease has product MLRYILKRIFYMAITLFIIATISFFLMKMLPGSPLSAENKLTEEQQAVVLEKYGLNDPIPVQYVNYIAGLVQGDLGISFQFDNTPVTKIIMDRIGPSMVLGAQALVFGTVLGILFGLIAAIYHNGFLDYTSTIIAVLGTSIPSFIFAGLLQWYVAVQWDLFPVALWGTYEHTVLPTIALLIFPMAISARFTRTEMLEVLGSDFITTARAKGLGEAGVIFKHGLRNALIPLVTVIGPMAVGLMTGTLVIEQIFAVPGIGEQFVTSVMVIDYPTIMGLTLFFAFLFVAIILVIDLLYVLIDPRIRLTGGEI; this is encoded by the coding sequence ATGCTTCGTTATATTTTAAAACGTATCTTTTACATGGCAATTACATTATTCATTATTGCCACCATCTCGTTTTTTCTAATGAAGATGCTGCCTGGCAGCCCTTTATCAGCTGAAAACAAGCTGACAGAAGAACAACAGGCGGTAGTTTTGGAAAAATATGGGCTAAATGACCCAATTCCAGTTCAATATGTAAACTATATAGCTGGTCTAGTACAAGGTGATTTAGGTATTTCCTTCCAGTTTGATAATACCCCGGTTACAAAAATCATTATGGATCGTATCGGTCCTTCCATGGTGCTTGGTGCTCAGGCTCTGGTTTTTGGTACAGTCCTGGGTATATTATTCGGACTGATTGCGGCGATTTACCATAATGGGTTTCTTGATTATACCTCAACCATCATAGCAGTTTTGGGAACATCAATCCCTTCTTTTATATTTGCAGGTTTACTGCAATGGTACGTAGCCGTTCAATGGGACTTGTTCCCTGTAGCCTTATGGGGAACATATGAACATACGGTTTTGCCGACAATAGCATTGTTGATTTTTCCGATGGCAATATCAGCCCGTTTCACTAGAACAGAAATGCTTGAGGTACTTGGCTCTGATTTCATTACTACTGCACGTGCTAAAGGACTTGGTGAGGCAGGAGTTATTTTTAAGCATGGATTGCGGAATGCGCTGATTCCGTTGGTAACAGTAATCGGACCAATGGCTGTTGGTCTAATGACAGGTACACTGGTTATTGAACAGATTTTTGCTGTTCCTGGAATAGGTGAACAATTTGTTACATCAGTAATGGTGATAGATTATCCTACTATTATGGGACTAACATTATTCTTTGCATTCCTGTTTGTGGCAATTATTCTGGTAATCGACCTTCTTTACGTATTAATCGATCCAAGAATCCGACTGACAGGAGGGGAAATCTAA
- a CDS encoding glycine C-acetyltransferase, whose translation MTSKVLHSFLEDNIADLKERGLYNEIDPVQGANGPIIQIDGKKLINLSSNNYLGLATDERLKEVAKDAVDSHGVGAGAVRTINGTLDLHLELEKKLAAFKGTEAVISYQSGFNCNMAAISAVMDKNDAILSDALNHASIIDGCRLSKAKIIPFEHSNMDDLRKKAKEAVESGEYNKIMVITDGVFSMDGDIAKLPEIVEIAEEFDLITYVDDAHGSGVLGKGAGTVKHFGLQDKVDFQMGTLSKAIGVIGGYVAGKTELIDWLRVRSRPFLFSTAVSPADAAASTKAVDLLLESTDLNEKLWENGDYLKEGLKNIGFDIGNSETPITPCIIGDENDTQKFSKRLYEEGVYAKSIVFPTVPRGTGRVRNMPTAAHTKEMLDDAIAVYKKAGKEMGLI comes from the coding sequence ATGACAAGTAAAGTATTACACTCATTTCTGGAAGATAACATTGCGGACCTAAAAGAACGTGGTCTTTATAATGAAATCGATCCTGTGCAAGGTGCAAATGGCCCAATCATTCAAATTGATGGTAAGAAACTGATTAATCTTTCATCCAATAACTATTTGGGACTTGCAACAGATGAACGCCTGAAAGAAGTCGCGAAAGATGCAGTTGATTCACACGGTGTTGGTGCTGGTGCTGTGCGTACAATTAACGGTACATTGGATCTGCATCTTGAACTGGAAAAGAAACTGGCTGCATTTAAAGGAACGGAAGCAGTGATTTCCTATCAGTCCGGTTTTAACTGTAACATGGCTGCTATTTCAGCAGTGATGGATAAAAATGATGCGATTCTTTCGGATGCATTGAATCATGCTTCGATTATTGATGGGTGCAGGCTCTCCAAAGCAAAAATTATCCCATTTGAACATTCCAATATGGATGATTTACGTAAAAAAGCGAAAGAAGCAGTGGAATCCGGAGAATACAATAAAATAATGGTTATCACTGATGGTGTATTTTCCATGGATGGTGACATTGCCAAGCTTCCCGAAATTGTAGAGATAGCTGAAGAATTTGACCTGATCACATATGTTGATGATGCACATGGTTCAGGTGTATTAGGAAAAGGTGCCGGTACCGTAAAACATTTCGGTCTGCAGGATAAAGTGGATTTCCAGATGGGAACATTATCAAAAGCAATCGGTGTAATCGGCGGATATGTTGCTGGTAAAACCGAGCTGATCGACTGGCTGCGTGTCCGTTCCCGTCCGTTCTTATTTTCAACAGCTGTTTCTCCGGCAGATGCTGCAGCAAGTACAAAAGCGGTTGATTTACTGTTGGAGTCTACTGATTTGAATGAAAAACTTTGGGAAAACGGTGATTATTTAAAAGAAGGACTGAAAAATATCGGGTTTGATATCGGTAACAGTGAAACACCAATAACGCCATGTATAATCGGTGATGAAAACGATACACAGAAATTCAGTAAACGATTATATGAAGAAGGCGTTTATGCAAAATCAATCGTTTTCCCTACCGTACCAAGAGGAACCGGCCGTGTGCGCAATATGCCGACAGCAGCACATACAAAAGAGATGCTTGATGATGCAATTGCAGTCTACAAAAAAGCAGGAAAAGAAATGGGTCTCATTTAA
- a CDS encoding 3D domain-containing protein, with amino-acid sequence MKKLVASIATGVIIAGVTFTSVSAEEYKVKKGDNLWDIAEKYDTTVDELVEINELKTTVIQPKQKLFINETYMVEKGDTLIGISKEYDVSVKDLKKWNNLNSDLIVIGQELEIKGVNVEQENKPAATIEKETSSNESSSNETAQSSKKENKSDNSPDGKTISVTATAYTADCDGCSGITSTGIDLNANPNAKVIAVDPNVIPLGSEVYVEGYGYATAADVGGAIDGNRIDIHVPTKSEAYDWGRRTVDVTIVN; translated from the coding sequence ATGAAGAAACTAGTAGCATCAATAGCTACGGGTGTCATTATTGCTGGCGTAACATTCACCTCTGTTTCTGCGGAGGAATATAAAGTTAAAAAAGGAGACAATCTCTGGGACATTGCAGAGAAATACGATACTACCGTTGACGAATTAGTTGAAATAAACGAGCTAAAAACGACAGTAATTCAACCAAAACAAAAACTATTTATAAATGAAACATACATGGTAGAGAAAGGCGATACATTAATTGGGATCAGTAAAGAATATGATGTATCCGTAAAAGATCTGAAGAAATGGAATAACCTCAATTCAGATTTGATTGTCATTGGACAAGAACTTGAAATTAAAGGTGTTAATGTCGAACAGGAAAATAAGCCTGCAGCAACAATTGAAAAAGAGACATCATCAAATGAAAGTTCATCCAATGAAACAGCTCAATCCAGCAAGAAGGAAAATAAATCTGACAACAGTCCGGATGGAAAAACAATTTCCGTAACTGCAACAGCGTACACTGCTGATTGTGATGGCTGTTCAGGTATTACTTCTACAGGAATAGATTTGAATGCAAATCCAAATGCAAAAGTAATTGCAGTGGATCCGAATGTAATTCCGCTTGGATCTGAAGTTTATGTAGAAGGTTATGGTTATGCAACTGCTGCAGACGTTGGTGGAGCTATTGATGGAAACAGAATTGATATTCATGTACCAACGAAATCCGAAGCATATGACTGGGGAAGACGCACGGTTGATGTAACGATCGTTAACTAA
- the opp3C gene encoding oligopeptide ABC transporter permease gives MAQDNKQNDAPKELFVPLENKEDTSEKISGPPRSFMQDARRTFLKNKFAVVSVILLLFIIIMSIIGPYFNEYKMDGQDLTRAKMPARVPVLENISWLGMDGTLTGNFEGATVEEASKKAVMRFENNEEFVDIEVLSEGDGSEDSARVEATYHIYEAKEMTDKYYWLGTDTLGRDQWTRIWLGTRVSLIIAFVAALIDLVIGVAYGGISGYYGGRVDSVMQRILEVLVGIPNLVVILLMIIVLKPGIVSIVIALTITGWIGMARIVRGEVLKLKNEEFVLAARTLGQSSGKIIRKHLLPNVAGIIIINTMFTIPNAIFFEAFLSFIGLGIAPPEASLGALIDAGFKVFRLYPHMVLYPAILISIIMIAFNLIGDGLRDAFDPKMHK, from the coding sequence ATGGCACAAGACAACAAGCAAAACGACGCACCAAAAGAACTGTTTGTCCCTCTTGAAAACAAAGAGGATACAAGTGAAAAGATTTCCGGCCCTCCGAGATCTTTTATGCAGGATGCCAGAAGAACTTTTTTGAAAAACAAGTTTGCGGTAGTCAGCGTCATTTTGCTGCTCTTTATTATTATAATGAGTATTATCGGACCATATTTTAATGAGTATAAAATGGATGGTCAGGATTTAACAAGAGCAAAAATGCCGGCACGTGTACCAGTTCTTGAAAATATCTCATGGCTTGGTATGGATGGTACACTTACAGGAAATTTTGAAGGAGCTACAGTCGAAGAGGCAAGTAAGAAAGCGGTAATGCGCTTTGAAAATAATGAAGAATTTGTTGATATTGAAGTCCTTTCTGAAGGAGACGGTTCAGAGGACTCAGCAAGAGTAGAGGCAACTTACCATATTTATGAAGCAAAAGAAATGACAGATAAATATTATTGGCTGGGAACGGATACGCTTGGACGTGACCAGTGGACAAGGATATGGCTGGGAACAAGAGTATCGCTCATTATTGCTTTTGTTGCAGCATTAATTGACTTAGTAATTGGTGTTGCTTATGGTGGAATATCAGGCTATTACGGTGGACGAGTCGACAGTGTTATGCAACGTATATTGGAAGTCCTTGTTGGAATACCGAACTTAGTTGTCATATTACTGATGATTATTGTTCTGAAACCGGGTATTGTTTCCATTGTCATAGCCCTTACGATAACCGGATGGATAGGAATGGCACGTATCGTAAGGGGAGAAGTACTGAAACTGAAAAATGAGGAATTTGTACTTGCCGCCAGGACACTTGGCCAATCAAGCGGGAAGATCATACGGAAACATCTATTGCCGAATGTTGCTGGGATCATTATTATCAATACAATGTTTACCATTCCGAATGCGATTTTCTTTGAGGCATTTCTAAGCTTTATTGGACTTGGGATTGCACCACCGGAGGCATCGCTTGGTGCATTGATTGATGCGGGATTCAAGGTCTTTAGACTTTATCCGCATATGGTACTGTATCCTGCGATTCTTATTTCAATAATAATGATTGCATTTAACTTGATTGGTGACGGACTTCGTGATGCGTTTGATCCGAAAATGCATAAATAG
- a CDS encoding ABC transporter ATP-binding protein, with amino-acid sequence MGTEKILEVNNLQKHFKAGRKNTIKAVDGITFDINEGETFGLVGESGCGKSTTGRTIIRLYEATGGEVLFKNESVHGKKSKEDLMKFNRKMQMIFQDPSSSLNPRMTVMDIIAEGIDIHNLAKDENDRKNRVEELLETVGLNKEHATRFPHEFSGGQRQRIGIARALAVEPEFIIADEPISALDVSIQAQVVNLLKKLQRERNLTFLFIAHDLSMVKYISDRIGVMYFGNMVELADSDELYKNPLHPYTKSLLSAIPLPDPEYERNRSRVAYDPSEYETSEEPELREVKPGHFVRCTTAEFEQYQKQLKE; translated from the coding sequence ATGGGAACTGAAAAAATATTGGAAGTAAATAATTTGCAAAAACATTTCAAAGCCGGACGCAAGAACACCATCAAAGCGGTGGACGGGATAACGTTCGATATTAATGAAGGAGAAACGTTCGGTCTTGTTGGTGAATCCGGATGTGGAAAATCAACAACCGGCCGTACAATTATTCGCTTGTACGAAGCAACAGGCGGTGAAGTTTTATTTAAGAATGAGAGTGTCCATGGAAAAAAATCCAAAGAAGATCTGATGAAGTTTAACCGAAAAATGCAGATGATATTCCAGGACCCTTCATCTTCATTGAATCCAAGAATGACTGTAATGGACATTATCGCCGAAGGAATTGACATTCATAATCTGGCAAAAGATGAAAATGATCGTAAAAATCGTGTGGAAGAGTTATTGGAAACGGTTGGATTAAACAAAGAACATGCGACTCGTTTTCCGCATGAATTCAGTGGAGGACAGCGCCAGCGTATTGGTATTGCGCGAGCCCTGGCTGTTGAACCTGAATTCATTATTGCCGATGAGCCAATTTCTGCACTTGATGTATCCATTCAGGCACAGGTAGTCAACTTGCTGAAAAAGTTGCAGCGTGAACGCAACCTGACATTCCTGTTCATTGCACACGATTTGTCAATGGTTAAGTATATCAGTGATCGAATCGGTGTTATGTACTTCGGGAATATGGTTGAATTGGCTGATAGTGACGAGTTATACAAAAACCCGCTTCATCCATATACAAAATCATTGTTATCCGCGATCCCATTACCTGATCCGGAATACGAACGGAATCGTTCACGTGTAGCATACGATCCTTCTGAATATGAAACAAGTGAAGAACCGGAACTCCGGGAAGTTAAGCCTGGGCACTTTGTGCGCTGTACAACAGCAGAATTTGAACAATATCAAAAACAACTGAAAGAATAG
- a CDS encoding ABC-F family ATP-binding cassette domain-containing protein: MINVTNVSLRYGDKKLFEDVNLKFTPGNCYGLIGANGAGKSTFLKVLSGEVEPQSGNVALSPGERMTVLKQDHFAYEEYEVLETVLMGHERLYNVKQEKDAIYMKADFSEEDGMRAAELEGEFAEMNGWEAESDAAVLLKGLGIDESLHNLKMADLNEDQKVKVLLAQALFGNPDILLLDEPTNGLDIHAIQWLEEFLINFENTVIVVSHDRHFLNKVCTHIADVDYGKIEIYIGNYDFWYESSQLATKMAQEQNKKKEEKIKELQSFIARFSANASKSKQATSRKKLLDSITLDDIKPSSRKYPYIAFTPEREIGNDLLRVEGLTKTIGGKKVLDNVSFTMNKDDKIALIGKDDIAKTTLFKILMGEMEPDAGSYKWGVTTSQSYFPKDNSEYFEGNKLPLVDWLRQYSPEDETETFLRGFLGRMLFSGDQALKKANVLSGGERVRCMLSKMMLSNANVLILDEPTNHLDLESITSLNNGLIKFKGSILFTSHDHEFVNSIANRLIEITPNGLVDKEMSYDEYIADQKLQKDVEAMYAG; encoded by the coding sequence ATGATTAATGTTACAAATGTAAGTTTACGATATGGTGATAAAAAATTATTCGAGGATGTGAATTTGAAATTCACCCCGGGTAACTGTTACGGCTTAATTGGAGCTAATGGTGCCGGTAAATCAACCTTTCTGAAGGTGTTATCAGGTGAGGTGGAACCCCAATCAGGTAATGTGGCCTTATCTCCAGGTGAGCGGATGACCGTGCTGAAACAGGACCACTTCGCGTATGAAGAATATGAAGTACTCGAAACTGTTTTGATGGGTCATGAACGGCTATATAATGTAAAACAGGAAAAAGATGCAATTTATATGAAAGCTGACTTTTCCGAGGAAGATGGCATGCGCGCTGCCGAACTGGAAGGCGAGTTTGCTGAGATGAACGGCTGGGAAGCTGAATCGGATGCTGCAGTTCTTTTAAAAGGGCTTGGTATTGATGAATCACTTCACAATTTGAAAATGGCTGATCTGAATGAGGATCAGAAAGTTAAAGTATTGCTTGCACAGGCGTTATTCGGAAACCCGGATATTCTGTTGCTTGACGAACCGACAAACGGACTTGATATCCATGCGATTCAATGGCTTGAAGAGTTTTTGATAAACTTTGAAAACACCGTTATTGTCGTATCACACGACCGTCACTTTTTAAATAAGGTATGCACCCATATTGCCGATGTTGACTATGGAAAGATTGAAATCTATATCGGCAACTATGATTTCTGGTATGAATCAAGCCAACTGGCAACAAAGATGGCACAGGAACAAAACAAGAAAAAAGAGGAAAAAATTAAAGAGCTGCAATCGTTTATTGCCCGGTTTAGTGCAAATGCATCCAAATCCAAACAGGCAACGTCACGTAAAAAACTGTTGGATAGTATCACACTCGATGATATCAAACCGTCTTCGCGTAAATATCCGTATATTGCGTTTACGCCAGAGCGTGAAATTGGCAATGACTTGTTGCGTGTAGAAGGGCTGACAAAAACGATAGGCGGTAAAAAAGTGCTGGACAATGTCAGCTTTACGATGAATAAGGACGACAAAATTGCACTAATCGGTAAAGATGACATCGCCAAGACGACGTTGTTTAAAATCCTGATGGGTGAAATGGAACCTGATGCAGGATCATACAAGTGGGGTGTCACTACATCGCAATCGTACTTCCCGAAAGATAACTCGGAATATTTTGAGGGAAACAAATTACCACTTGTTGACTGGCTCCGTCAATATTCACCTGAAGATGAAACAGAGACATTCCTGCGCGGATTCCTTGGCCGGATGTTATTTTCAGGCGACCAGGCGTTGAAAAAGGCAAACGTCCTCTCCGGTGGTGAGCGGGTTCGGTGTATGCTGTCGAAAATGATGCTGTCCAATGCCAACGTGCTGATTCTTGATGAACCGACAAACCATTTGGATCTGGAGTCGATTACGTCGTTGAACAACGGCTTAATTAAATTCAAAGGATCGATTCTGTTTACTTCTCACGACCATGAATTCGTGAACAGTATTGCAAATCGATTGATTGAGATTACACCGAATGGCCTTGTTGATAAAGAAATGAGCTATGACGAGTACATTGCGGATCAGAAGTTGCAGAAGGATGTTGAGGCGATGTATGCTGGGTAA
- a CDS encoding peptide ABC transporter substrate-binding protein, with protein MKFKKVWLLALALMLGLFLAACSGGDDSEGTSSDSGSDSSGEETSSEGEEESQDVEQVLNFINGDTIPSMDASMVTDEYGIQFLGATMEGLYRVKDGEIVPGIATEHTVSDDGTVWTFTLREDAKWSNGDPVTAHDFVYSWQRAVDPDTGSEYGPYMMGGVIKNATAVNKGEVPVEELGVKAVDDYTLEVTLENPTPYFESLTAFATYYPLNQKFVEEQGDKYATSTETLVFNGPFKLTEWESTSSSWNLVKNEDYWDAETVQLEKMTYEVVKDPQTGVDLYESGEIDRAGLSSDLVDKYSTHEDYRVVPETSLFYLKMNQTTSDALANVNMRKAISRAFNKEALVNEILNNGSIVSTGFVPQDFVQTPSGEDFREANGDLVTYDPEKAKELWKKGLEEIGKDSVELEFLAGDSETAKTMNEYLANQLETTLPGLTINLKQVPFEQRLELDTNMDYDIQFSGWGPDYMDPYTFLNLWITDGGNNMMGYSNEEYDKLLEETATTLAQDPEARYQNFLEAEKILAETAAVAPVYQSASAQLVRPKVQDVYVNSFGPTYEYKWASVGASE; from the coding sequence ATGAAGTTTAAGAAGGTATGGCTTTTAGCACTTGCATTAATGTTAGGTCTTTTCCTGGCAGCTTGTTCCGGCGGTGATGACTCAGAAGGTACGTCATCAGACAGCGGAAGCGACAGCAGTGGAGAAGAAACATCTAGTGAAGGTGAAGAAGAAAGCCAAGATGTTGAACAGGTATTGAATTTCATTAATGGTGATACGATTCCATCAATGGACGCATCCATGGTTACCGATGAATATGGTATCCAATTCCTGGGTGCGACAATGGAAGGTCTTTATCGTGTGAAAGACGGTGAAATCGTTCCAGGTATCGCTACAGAACATACAGTAAGTGATGATGGTACCGTTTGGACTTTTACACTTCGCGAAGATGCGAAATGGTCTAACGGTGACCCTGTAACAGCACATGACTTTGTTTATTCATGGCAGCGTGCTGTGGACCCTGACACTGGATCTGAATATGGTCCATATATGATGGGTGGCGTTATTAAAAACGCAACAGCTGTTAACAAAGGTGAAGTTCCTGTTGAGGAATTGGGCGTAAAAGCTGTTGATGACTATACCTTGGAAGTAACATTGGAAAACCCAACTCCTTATTTTGAGTCATTGACTGCATTCGCAACATACTACCCGTTGAATCAAAAATTTGTTGAAGAACAAGGCGACAAATATGCTACAAGTACAGAAACGCTTGTATTCAACGGACCATTTAAATTAACTGAATGGGAAAGCACAAGCAGCTCGTGGAATCTTGTGAAAAACGAGGACTACTGGGATGCTGAGACAGTACAACTTGAAAAAATGACTTATGAAGTTGTTAAAGATCCACAAACAGGGGTAGACCTTTACGAGTCAGGTGAAATCGACCGTGCTGGTTTATCTTCAGACCTTGTAGACAAATATTCTACACATGAAGATTACCGTGTAGTTCCAGAAACTTCATTGTTCTACCTGAAAATGAACCAGACTACAAGTGATGCACTTGCAAATGTAAATATGCGTAAGGCAATTAGCCGTGCGTTTAATAAAGAGGCATTGGTTAACGAAATCCTTAACAATGGATCTATTGTATCAACAGGTTTTGTTCCACAAGACTTCGTTCAAACTCCAAGTGGGGAAGATTTCCGTGAAGCAAACGGAGACCTTGTAACATATGATCCTGAAAAAGCGAAAGAACTTTGGAAAAAAGGTCTTGAAGAAATTGGTAAAGACTCTGTAGAACTTGAATTCCTTGCTGGTGACAGTGAAACAGCTAAAACAATGAACGAATATCTTGCTAATCAGCTTGAAACAACTCTACCAGGGTTGACTATTAACCTGAAGCAAGTTCCGTTTGAACAGCGTTTGGAATTGGATACAAACATGGACTATGATATCCAGTTCTCCGGATGGGGTCCAGACTATATGGATCCATATACCTTCCTGAATCTGTGGATTACTGATGGCGGAAATAATATGATGGGATACTCCAATGAAGAGTATGACAAATTACTCGAAGAAACAGCGACAACATTGGCACAAGATCCTGAAGCACGTTATCAGAACTTCCTGGAAGCAGAAAAAATCTTGGCTGAAACCGCAGCTGTAGCACCTGTTTACCAGAGTGCATCTGCTCAACTGGTTCGTCCTAAAGTACAGGATGTATACGTTAACTCATTTGGACCAACTTATGAGTACAAGTGGGCAAGCGTTGGAGCATCAGAATAA
- a CDS encoding L-threonine 3-dehydrogenase, whose product MKKILVTGAMGQIGSELVTTLRQNYGATNVIGSDIRKKEEEDGPFEIVDVTNADELYEAAKKHNVDTIMHLAALLSAKAEAIPQKAWDLNMGGLMNALEVARELNLQFFTPSSIGAFGPLTPKVKTSQDTIMRPTTMYGVNKVAGELLCDYYFYRFGVDTRGVRYPGLISYVTPPGGGTTDYAVEIYYEAVKNKKYTSYIAENTYMDMMYMPDALNAIMQLMEADPSKLVHRNAFNIASISAAPEHFAKEIQKHIPEFELNYDVDSVRQKIAESWPDSIDSSAATEEWGFKAEYDISRMTKDMLEKLKVK is encoded by the coding sequence ATGAAAAAAATTCTGGTTACAGGCGCAATGGGTCAAATTGGCTCAGAGCTTGTCACAACATTACGGCAAAATTACGGAGCAACCAATGTAATTGGATCAGATATCCGAAAAAAAGAAGAGGAAGATGGTCCATTTGAAATAGTAGATGTCACCAACGCAGATGAATTGTATGAAGCGGCAAAGAAACATAACGTTGATACAATCATGCACCTGGCAGCATTATTATCCGCTAAAGCAGAGGCAATTCCGCAAAAAGCATGGGACCTGAATATGGGTGGATTGATGAACGCACTCGAAGTGGCCAGGGAACTTAACCTGCAATTTTTTACACCAAGTTCAATCGGGGCATTTGGACCGTTGACACCAAAAGTGAAAACATCACAGGACACGATTATGCGCCCGACAACGATGTATGGTGTCAATAAAGTTGCCGGTGAATTACTATGCGATTATTATTTTTACCGGTTTGGAGTGGATACACGCGGAGTCCGCTATCCCGGCTTAATTTCCTATGTAACTCCTCCCGGCGGCGGCACAACAGATTACGCAGTGGAAATTTATTATGAAGCTGTTAAAAATAAAAAGTATACATCTTACATCGCGGAAAATACGTACATGGATATGATGTACATGCCGGATGCACTAAACGCAATCATGCAGTTGATGGAAGCAGATCCCAGTAAGCTCGTACATCGAAATGCCTTTAACATTGCGTCGATATCAGCAGCACCAGAGCATTTTGCAAAAGAAATTCAGAAGCATATCCCTGAATTTGAGCTGAATTATGATGTTGATTCAGTCCGCCAAAAAATCGCCGAAAGCTGGCCGGACAGCATCGACTCATCCGCAGCGACAGAAGAATGGGGATTTAAAGCGGAATATGATATTTCAAGAATGACAAAGGATATGCTGGAAAAACTCAAAGTCAAATAA
- a CDS encoding ABC transporter ATP-binding protein has protein sequence MSKLLEVKDLNVSFNTYSGEVQAVRGVNFDLEKGETLAIVGESGSGKSVTTKALMQLLPKPQGQIKSGQILFEGTDIAHYSNKKMQKIRGSEMSMVFQDPMTSLNPTMKVGNQIMEGLIKHRKMGRAEAKNKAIELLELVGIPQPTVRLNQYPHQFSGGMRQRAVVAIALACNPKVLIADEPTTALDVTIQAQILDLMKDIQRETESAIVFITHDLGVVANVADRVAVMYAGKIVEIGKVDEIFYNPKHPYTWGLLGSMPTLDSKEEELFTIPGSPPDMLNPPPGDAFAPRNRFAMEIDTKMEPPMFKVSDTHYAATWLLHENAPKIEPPDSVKRRMQGFASTDDKDGEE, from the coding sequence ATGAGTAAATTATTGGAAGTAAAAGATTTAAATGTATCATTTAACACCTACAGCGGTGAAGTGCAAGCCGTAAGAGGTGTGAATTTTGATTTGGAAAAAGGTGAGACACTGGCTATTGTTGGTGAATCCGGCTCGGGGAAATCAGTAACAACCAAGGCACTAATGCAACTGCTTCCGAAGCCACAAGGCCAAATTAAATCCGGTCAGATTCTGTTTGAAGGAACGGATATTGCTCACTATTCAAATAAAAAAATGCAAAAGATTCGCGGAAGTGAAATGTCCATGGTGTTCCAGGATCCGATGACTTCCTTGAACCCGACAATGAAAGTGGGAAATCAGATTATGGAAGGTCTGATCAAACACCGTAAAATGGGACGTGCGGAAGCGAAAAATAAAGCTATCGAATTGTTGGAACTTGTTGGAATTCCACAGCCAACTGTCCGTTTAAATCAATACCCGCACCAATTTTCCGGTGGTATGCGTCAGCGTGCCGTAGTAGCGATAGCACTTGCTTGTAACCCGAAAGTGCTTATTGCAGATGAACCTACGACAGCACTTGACGTTACGATCCAGGCACAAATTCTTGATCTGATGAAGGATATTCAACGGGAAACGGAAAGTGCGATTGTATTTATTACACACGACCTTGGTGTTGTGGCAAACGTAGCTGACCGTGTAGCGGTTATGTATGCCGGAAAAATCGTTGAGATTGGTAAGGTTGATGAGATTTTCTATAATCCGAAACATCCTTACACATGGGGACTTCTTGGTTCCATGCCAACACTTGACAGTAAAGAGGAAGAATTGTTCACTATCCCGGGTAGCCCGCCGGATATGCTGAATCCTCCTCCTGGTGATGCGTTTGCACCAAGAAACAGATTTGCAATGGAAATCGATACAAAAATGGAACCACCAATGTTCAAAGTATCTGATACACATTACGCTGCCACCTGGCTGCTGCATGAGAATGCACCGAAGATTGAACCGCCTGATTCTGTCAAACGCAGAATGCAAGGATTTGCTTCGACAGACGATAAGGATGGTGAAGAGTAA